The following proteins come from a genomic window of Candidatus Bipolaricaulis sibiricus:
- a CDS encoding sigma-24 (FecI-like) — MADEEQLVARVAEGDGDAFRTLYERYADRVFRYALTLLWDRHLAEDVMQETMVAAWKGAGQFEGRSRVSTWLFGIARHQAFRARRSDAKGQRVPEETDEVPDPAPLLEREMHVQRAVESLPPEQREVVYLAFYEGLPYEEIARVQGVPEGTVKSRMFHAKRKLAEVLRP; from the coding sequence TTGGCCGACGAGGAACAGTTGGTGGCCCGGGTGGCGGAAGGAGACGGCGATGCGTTTCGTACGCTGTACGAGCGGTATGCCGATCGGGTGTTCCGCTACGCGCTCACGCTTCTCTGGGACCGACACCTGGCCGAGGACGTCATGCAGGAGACGATGGTCGCCGCGTGGAAGGGAGCGGGGCAGTTCGAGGGGAGATCTCGGGTCTCGACCTGGCTGTTCGGCATCGCTCGCCATCAGGCGTTCCGAGCCCGGCGCAGCGACGCGAAGGGACAGCGCGTACCCGAGGAAACCGACGAGGTCCCTGATCCTGCGCCGCTGTTGGAGCGGGAGATGCATGTGCAGCGGGCCGTGGAGAGCTTGCCACCGGAGCAGCGCGAGGTCGTGTATCTCGCGTTCTACGAGGGTCTCCCGTACGAGGAGATCGCTCGAGTGCAGGGTGTACCGGAGGGGACAGTGAAGTCACGGATGTTCCACGCGAAGAGGAAGCTCGCCGAGGTGCTCAGGCCATGA
- a CDS encoding Efflux ABC transporter, ATP-binding protein, whose amino-acid sequence MMTDPQPLLSVRDLRKSYGSIHAVDGVSFSVPMGTVFTLLGPNGAGKTTTLEILEGIRDADSGEIEMFGMRVRRVTPAMKGRMGVLLQEGGFEPYLKVREVLALFASFFDRPRPVAEVLREVSLEDKAGALVRHLSGGQKQRLALGAALVNDPDLVFLDEPTTGLDPQARRNIWAIVERLKRSGKTIILTTHYMEEAEALSDTVCIMDHGRVIARGSPRELTSRLGQDSFIEFDAPELSPVAWAALPGEARREDGAVAVKTPDLVGTLDALLRWSREHGVPLQNMTVRQPNLEDVFLSLTGRRLRG is encoded by the coding sequence ATGATGACCGACCCACAACCGCTGCTGTCCGTGCGCGACTTGAGGAAAAGCTACGGCTCGATCCACGCTGTGGATGGGGTCTCGTTCTCCGTCCCGATGGGAACGGTCTTCACCCTGCTTGGGCCGAACGGAGCGGGGAAGACGACGACGTTGGAGATTCTTGAGGGGATCCGCGACGCGGATTCGGGAGAGATCGAGATGTTCGGGATGCGGGTTCGCCGCGTGACCCCGGCGATGAAGGGGCGGATGGGGGTCCTCCTTCAAGAAGGGGGATTCGAGCCCTACCTCAAGGTGCGCGAGGTGCTCGCCCTGTTCGCGTCCTTCTTCGACCGTCCTCGGCCAGTGGCCGAGGTGCTGCGGGAGGTCTCGCTCGAGGACAAGGCGGGTGCCCTTGTCCGGCACCTGTCTGGTGGGCAGAAGCAGCGTCTGGCCCTCGGCGCGGCGCTCGTCAACGATCCCGACCTCGTCTTCCTCGACGAACCGACCACAGGGCTCGACCCCCAGGCCCGTCGGAACATCTGGGCGATCGTGGAACGCCTCAAGCGGAGCGGGAAGACGATCATCCTCACCACCCACTACATGGAGGAGGCCGAGGCCCTGTCCGACACGGTGTGCATCATGGACCACGGGCGGGTGATCGCCCGCGGGAGCCCGCGCGAGCTCACATCGCGCCTGGGTCAGGACTCGTTCATCGAGTTCGACGCGCCGGAGCTCTCGCCCGTCGCATGGGCTGCTCTCCCTGGCGAGGCGCGGCGCGAGGACGGGGCGGTGGCGGTCAAGACACCGGACCTTGTGGGGACGCTGGACGCGCTGCTCCGTTGGTCGCGCGAGCACGGGGTTCCGCTGCAGAACATGACCGTCCGCCAGCCCAACTTGGAGGACGTGTTCCTCTCCCTCACGGGGCGGAGACTGCGGGGGTGA
- a CDS encoding Adenylate cyclase, with the protein MSEEERRLSAIMITDIVGYTLLGQTNEDLSLELLQEHDAILRPLLASHGGRVVKAMGDGFLVEFPSALQATRCAIAIQERLHERNAAQPRERAISIRIGVHVGDVVHREGDLFGDGVNVASRIAPLAEPEGVCVSAQAYDHVWNKLSYPLVSIGKRALKNVRLPTEVYCVAFPWSKVRPEEPRPTDRSRIAVLPLTNISPDPADAFFADGMTEELIFTLSRIRGLRVIAQTSVMKYKGTQKSVAEIGQELRVATVLEGSVRKVDHRVRINLQLVDTQSEEHLWSEAYDRKLEDVLAIQSEVARKVAEVLEVKLLAGEERRLQEKAARDVDIYMLYLKGRHFWNQRSESGLRRAVEIFQDVIAADPSYALAYAGLADSYSVLASQGHLPVHEALPKAKEAAQKALELDDNLAEAHASLALIEWLFERDVERAAARFKRAIDLNPNYATARHWYANLLSDVGRTAEALAEMKRALALDPLSPIINMALSAVLWESGQFAEALDQHRRAQALAADFVEGHLSLATVLQTAGKWAEAEAELNKALDLDPNSSRVRQRFAEHLVSLGRFDEALETLHKVLVMEPDSPAANAAYGWTLALARQYDEALVQLEKTLDLDPESVPTRVFLGVVYLALGRYEQALEAFRQAEARLPKTDRLQTEIQAFRVMTYAAMGEVTAAEASLKALEEKEAGLGHAFMVACAHFALGHLEEGLAWLDKSYQIRDPGLRLLNVLPWFDGARSDPRFRAYLTKMGFPEEGEAR; encoded by the coding sequence GTGTCTGAAGAGGAACGCCGACTGAGCGCGATCATGATCACCGACATCGTCGGATACACCCTCCTCGGGCAGACGAACGAGGACCTGTCGCTCGAGCTCCTCCAGGAGCACGACGCCATCCTCCGCCCCCTGCTCGCTTCCCACGGCGGGCGGGTGGTCAAGGCGATGGGGGATGGGTTCCTCGTTGAGTTTCCCAGCGCGCTGCAGGCCACCCGGTGCGCGATCGCAATCCAGGAACGGCTGCACGAGCGCAACGCGGCCCAGCCCCGCGAGCGCGCGATCTCGATCCGGATCGGGGTCCACGTCGGGGACGTGGTGCACCGCGAAGGCGACCTGTTTGGGGACGGCGTGAACGTGGCCTCGCGCATCGCCCCCCTCGCCGAACCCGAGGGGGTCTGCGTGTCCGCCCAGGCCTACGATCACGTGTGGAACAAGCTCAGCTACCCGCTCGTCAGCATCGGGAAGCGGGCCCTGAAGAACGTCCGCCTCCCGACCGAGGTCTACTGCGTCGCGTTCCCGTGGTCGAAGGTCCGCCCGGAGGAGCCGCGGCCGACCGACCGCAGCCGGATCGCCGTGCTTCCCCTCACGAACATCAGCCCCGACCCCGCCGACGCGTTCTTCGCCGACGGGATGACCGAGGAGCTCATCTTCACCCTGTCCAGGATCCGCGGGCTACGCGTCATCGCCCAGACCTCGGTCATGAAGTACAAGGGGACCCAGAAGTCCGTGGCGGAGATCGGCCAGGAGCTGCGGGTGGCGACCGTCCTCGAGGGGAGCGTGCGCAAGGTGGACCACCGCGTGCGGATCAACCTCCAGCTCGTGGACACCCAGAGCGAGGAGCACCTGTGGTCGGAGGCCTACGATCGGAAGCTGGAGGACGTGCTCGCGATCCAAAGCGAGGTCGCGCGCAAGGTGGCGGAGGTCCTGGAGGTGAAGCTCCTCGCCGGCGAGGAGCGTAGGCTCCAGGAGAAGGCCGCCCGCGACGTGGACATCTACATGCTGTACCTCAAGGGCCGCCACTTCTGGAACCAGCGCTCCGAGAGCGGCCTCCGACGGGCGGTCGAGATCTTCCAGGACGTGATTGCCGCCGACCCAAGCTACGCGCTGGCCTACGCCGGTCTCGCCGACTCGTACAGCGTGCTCGCCAGCCAAGGCCATCTCCCGGTGCACGAAGCTCTCCCGAAGGCCAAGGAGGCAGCACAGAAGGCCCTCGAGCTCGACGACAACCTCGCCGAGGCCCACGCGTCGCTGGCCCTCATCGAGTGGCTGTTCGAGCGCGACGTGGAGCGAGCCGCGGCCCGGTTCAAGCGCGCGATCGACCTCAACCCGAACTACGCCACGGCGCGCCACTGGTACGCGAACCTCCTCAGCGACGTCGGGCGGACGGCGGAGGCGCTGGCGGAGATGAAGCGGGCCCTCGCCCTCGACCCCCTGTCCCCGATCATCAACATGGCCCTGTCCGCCGTCCTGTGGGAGTCGGGGCAGTTCGCGGAAGCCCTCGACCAGCACCGCCGCGCCCAGGCCCTCGCCGCGGACTTCGTCGAGGGCCACCTCTCGCTCGCGACGGTCCTCCAGACCGCGGGGAAGTGGGCAGAGGCCGAGGCTGAGCTCAACAAGGCCCTCGACCTCGACCCCAACAGCAGCCGCGTCCGCCAGCGGTTCGCCGAGCACCTCGTGTCGCTCGGCCGGTTCGACGAGGCGCTGGAGACCCTCCACAAGGTCCTCGTGATGGAGCCCGACTCTCCGGCGGCCAACGCCGCCTACGGGTGGACCCTCGCCCTCGCCCGCCAGTACGACGAGGCCCTCGTCCAACTCGAGAAGACGCTCGACCTCGACCCGGAGAGCGTCCCGACCCGGGTGTTCCTGGGCGTCGTCTACCTCGCGCTGGGCCGGTACGAGCAGGCCCTGGAGGCGTTCCGCCAGGCCGAGGCGCGGCTGCCCAAAACCGACCGCCTGCAGACCGAGATCCAGGCGTTCCGGGTCATGACCTACGCCGCGATGGGGGAGGTCACCGCTGCCGAGGCGAGCCTGAAGGCACTCGAGGAGAAGGAGGCCGGCCTCGGGCACGCGTTCATGGTCGCCTGCGCCCACTTCGCCCTCGGGCACCTCGAGGAGGGACTGGCTTGGCTGGACAAGTCCTACCAAATCCGCGACCCCGGGCTGCGCCTGCTCAACGTGCTCCCCTGGTTTGACGGCGCACGCTCCGACCCCCGGTTCCGGGCGTACCTGACGAAGATGGGGTTCCCGGAGGAGGGCGAGGCGAGGTAG